One Sporomusaceae bacterium ACPt DNA window includes the following coding sequences:
- the argG gene encoding Argininosuccinate synthase, with translation MSDIKKVVLAYSGGLDTSVIIPWLKENYGCEVIAMCADVGQGDELAPVREKAIKSGASKVYIEDLTAEFVEGYIWPTLKAGAVYEGKYLLGTSFARPIIAKALVDIALKEGADAICHGATGKGNDQVRFELTVKALAPHLKIIAPWRVWNIRSREDAIDYAEKHGIPVPVTKARPYSMDRNIWHLSHEGADLENPANEPQDDVFLITTPPEKAPDKPTYIEVGFEKGIPVSLDGVKMAAVPLLTKLNEIGATNGVGIADIVENRLVGMKSRGVYENPGGAILYYAHRELEYLTLDRATMHYKEQVAIKYAELVYDGMWFSPLREALDAFFDSTQQTVTGTVRLKLYKGNIISAGATSPYSLYNEKIVTFGDSEELYNHGDAEGFINLFGLPLKVRAMMKAEAKKNNE, from the coding sequence ATGAGTGATATTAAAAAAGTTGTGCTCGCCTATTCCGGCGGCCTGGATACCTCGGTTATTATCCCTTGGCTTAAAGAAAACTATGGCTGTGAAGTTATTGCTATGTGCGCCGACGTCGGTCAGGGCGATGAACTGGCTCCTGTCCGGGAAAAGGCCATCAAGTCAGGGGCCAGCAAAGTATATATTGAAGACCTTACCGCCGAGTTTGTGGAAGGCTATATATGGCCGACTCTTAAAGCCGGGGCCGTATATGAAGGCAAGTATCTTTTAGGAACTTCTTTTGCCCGTCCCATCATTGCCAAAGCCCTTGTTGATATCGCTTTGAAAGAAGGTGCTGATGCTATCTGCCACGGGGCAACAGGTAAAGGTAATGACCAAGTGCGCTTTGAACTCACTGTGAAAGCGCTGGCCCCGCATCTGAAAATTATTGCTCCCTGGCGCGTGTGGAATATCCGTTCCCGCGAAGATGCTATTGACTATGCTGAAAAACACGGTATTCCGGTACCGGTTACCAAAGCCCGCCCGTACAGTATGGACCGCAACATCTGGCACTTAAGCCATGAAGGCGCCGACCTGGAAAACCCGGCTAACGAGCCGCAAGACGACGTATTTTTGATTACCACTCCGCCGGAAAAAGCGCCAGACAAACCTACCTATATTGAAGTCGGTTTTGAAAAAGGCATTCCTGTATCGCTTGACGGTGTCAAAATGGCTGCCGTGCCGCTTCTCACCAAGCTTAATGAAATTGGCGCAACCAATGGTGTCGGTATTGCCGATATCGTAGAAAACCGCCTTGTGGGCATGAAATCACGCGGCGTGTACGAAAATCCCGGCGGCGCCATTCTGTACTATGCGCACCGCGAACTTGAATACTTGACCCTTGACCGGGCTACCATGCATTATAAAGAGCAAGTCGCCATTAAATACGCTGAATTGGTATATGATGGTATGTGGTTCTCCCCGCTGCGTGAAGCGCTTGACGCCTTTTTCGATTCAACGCAGCAGACGGTCACCGGCACTGTCCGCCTGAAGTTGTATAAAGGCAATATTATAAGTGCCGGCGCTACATCGCCGTATTCGCTCTATAATGAAAAAATTGTTACCTTCGGGGACAGCGAAGAATTATATAACCACGGCGATGCTGAGGGCTTTATTAACCTGTTCGGGCTGCCGCTAAAAGTGCGGGCTATGATGAAAGCTGAGGCCAAGAAAAACA